The window GTTGAAAAAAAATATTTACGGCGAAAGGGTTGCATCGCTGATCGCGGAAATGGACATTTTTCTTTCTCCGGGGGCGCCGTCGCTTTTTCCCGGCGACTTCTTCAAGAAATTTTCCGCCGCCTTTATCGCTGCGGCGGCACGCAAGGGGACAACCCCTCCGGAACATCCATTTTTTGAGCTGTGCCGGCAAATATTGTCCCTTTCCGGGAAATTGCAGGAAATTCTGGAGAAACGTCTGCTTTATGTAAAGAGGGAATTGCTGCTGACGCTGACAAAAGAGCTGCCGCTGAAAAAACAGGAGCACAATGTTCAATATTTTGACGATTTACTCCTCCGCCTCCGGCATGCCCTTTTCCGAAATGGGGGGAAACAGTTGACGGCGGTTCTCCGCAAACAGTACAGAGCCGCGCTGATTGACGAGTTTCAGGATACCGACCCGGTTCAATACGCAATCTTTTCAGAGGTCTTTCGCAACGTCGGGAACATCCTTTTTCTGATTGGCGATCCCAAACAGGCTATTTACAGCTTTCGCGGCGCGGACATTTTTGCCTATCTGGCAGCGGGCCGAGAGGTGGATTCTATTTATACCCTCACGGCCAACTGGCGCTCCGAACCTACCCTGATCAAGGCCGTAAACACGCTCTTTTCCAGGCGAACGGCGCCGTTTGTTTTTCCGGAGATCGAGTATCGGGACGCCTCATCCGGACGTGATTGTTTTTTAAATAAATTAAGTATTGATGGCATCGATGATCAACCCATGAAGTGTTGGTTAATAGATGCCGGAGAGGGAAAACCTCTGTCCCGGGGCATTGCCCGGCCCCGGATCGCCAGAGCTCTTGCCGCTGAAATTGCAAGACTCATTGTTTCCGGCACAGAGGGAAAGGCTGCCATCGGCAAGCGGGGGGTGCAGGCAGAGGATATTGCGATCATTGTTCGTACAAACCCGGAGGCGATCCTCTGCCGGGATGCCCTTGCCGAACTGAAAATACCGACCGTTCTGCATAGTGCCGAAAACGTTTTTTCTTCGCATGAGGCGACGGAAATGGAGCGTTTTCTGTTAGCCGTCCGTTTTCCGGATCGGGATGATCTTATGCTGGCAGCGCTGGCAGCCGATATTATCGGGTATGATCTCCAGGCGCTCTGCGCCCTGAAGGCTGATGAAATCCTCTGGGAAGATTGGCATCAGAAATTCCAGCGTTATCACGAATTATCGGAGAACGCCGGATTATTGAAGATGTTCCGATTTTTTATCGATCGGGAGGGCGTAAGGGAGCGGCTGCTTTCGTTTGCCGGGGGAGAACGTCGTTTGACAAACCTCCTGCACATAGCCGAGGTGCTGCAAAAAGAGGCGGAAGAGAAAAATATGACCCTGGATATTCTTCTCCAATGGTTTGCCCGGAAGCTGGACAATCCGGCTGGGGAGGAACATCAGCTTCGTCTGGAGACCGACAGCGCCGCGGTGGAGATCGTGACGATCCACAAGAGCAAGGGGCTGCAATACCCGATTGTTTTTTGTCCCTTTCTCTGGGGGGGATTAAGGGAACCGGAAGCGCCGCTTTTCTATCATGAGCCGGCACGCGGGCAGGTCTGCGATCTGGGCTCTGACGAATATCCCGCCCATCTGCGGCAGACCAGAAAAGAGCTGCTTGCCGAAGAAATACGCCTCTTCTACGTAGCCCTGACAAGGGCTGTAAATAGTTGTACCTTTGTCTGGGGATGGATCAACAAAGCGGGAACATCCGCGCCCGCTTATCTTTTACATGGCCCAGAAGACGGGGAAGATGAGGATATTGTGACGGCTACGGCAAAAAATTATCATGGTCTCTCCGATGATTCTGTCCGCGCCCGAATGCAGGAGATAGCCGCCGCGTCGCAAGGGGCGATTAAGCTCTCGCCGCTGCCGGATTGCGAGCAAATAACCGCGTTGCCGTGTCCGTCTGCTGTCGCAGAGCCGCAATGCAGGGAGTTTGACGGGGTGATCGACCGTTCCTGGCGGGTGGCCAGTTTTTCCTATCTTGCCGGAGGCGGGGGACAAGCCGACGAGTATCCCGATCGCGACGCTGTGGACAATCCCCAGGTAGCGTTTTCCGAACGGGAGGGGGAGATAGACGAAGATGATCCGATCATGAATTTCCCCCCCGGCAGCCGCTCCGGTGTTCTTCTCCACGAAATACTTGAACAATGCGATTTCACCAAAGCGCCTGAGCCCGCCCTCGGGGATGCGGTTTTCGTAAAACTGCGCGAAAACGGTTTTAATCCCGGTTTGCAGGGTACTGTTCTGGAAATGATCGACCGGGTTATCCACCACCCGTTGATTATTATGAACATTCACCGTCGCCCTCCGGACATCTCGGACGGGGGGGCATCCGGAGAACTTATCGCCGAGATGGGCAGTGACAGAGACAAACAGGTTGAAAAACAGGAGATTATCCGCTTATCCGAAATTGGGACGCAACATCGTCTGAACGAACTCGAATTCTACTTTCCGTTGAAGAATCTCTCCCGGGACAGGCTGAGGGATATTTTCAGCGAAAGCGGAGTT is drawn from Syntrophobacterales bacterium and contains these coding sequences:
- the recB gene encoding exodeoxyribonuclease V subunit beta produces the protein MKDNKFFRGEFDPLNAPMQGANLIEAGAGTGKTHAITVIYLRLLIEAGLSVKEILVVTYTVAATNELTDRIRKVISAALRVLKNDTGADGFLAGLSRKLAKAEERARAVERLTRALADFDEAAIYTIHSFCRRVLQENAFASGELFDTELITDDLKLREEIVEDFWRRNFYETSPEFAAYALNRKIDPLSLLKFSRNSHISEDLLILPETAPPVPERQESLVADLQQRLSELRDQWPSFRGESAKLLMNPALKKNIYGERVASLIAEMDIFLSPGAPSLFPGDFFKKFSAAFIAAAARKGTTPPEHPFFELCRQILSLSGKLQEILEKRLLYVKRELLLTLTKELPLKKQEHNVQYFDDLLLRLRHALFRNGGKQLTAVLRKQYRAALIDEFQDTDPVQYAIFSEVFRNVGNILFLIGDPKQAIYSFRGADIFAYLAAGREVDSIYTLTANWRSEPTLIKAVNTLFSRRTAPFVFPEIEYRDASSGRDCFLNKLSIDGIDDQPMKCWLIDAGEGKPLSRGIARPRIARALAAEIARLIVSGTEGKAAIGKRGVQAEDIAIIVRTNPEAILCRDALAELKIPTVLHSAENVFSSHEATEMERFLLAVRFPDRDDLMLAALAADIIGYDLQALCALKADEILWEDWHQKFQRYHELSENAGLLKMFRFFIDREGVRERLLSFAGGERRLTNLLHIAEVLQKEAEEKNMTLDILLQWFARKLDNPAGEEHQLRLETDSAAVEIVTIHKSKGLQYPIVFCPFLWGGLREPEAPLFYHEPARGQVCDLGSDEYPAHLRQTRKELLAEEIRLFYVALTRAVNSCTFVWGWINKAGTSAPAYLLHGPEDGEDEDIVTATAKNYHGLSDDSVRARMQEIAAASQGAIKLSPLPDCEQITALPCPSAVAEPQCREFDGVIDRSWRVASFSYLAGGGGQADEYPDRDAVDNPQVAFSEREGEIDEDDPIMNFPPGSRSGVLLHEILEQCDFTKAPEPALGDAVFVKLRENGFNPGLQGTVLEMIDRVIHHPLIIMNIHRRPPDISDGGASGELIAEMGSDRDKQVEKQEIIRLSEIGTQHRLNELEFYFPLKNLSRDRLRDIFSESGVFAEPPRPDDFIYSLRRIQFEPLRGFMKGFMDMVFNWQGRWFLVDWKSNFLGKSRLDYRRDKLPAAMAEHKYMLQYYIYLLALHAYLKLRQPDYDYRRHFGGVFYLFLRGMNPAWGGEYGVYYDRPAPESLFFLSRELMGV